One Parageobacillus sp. KH3-4 genomic region harbors:
- a CDS encoding thioesterase family protein: MKKIEYRFQVQWGDTDAAGIVFYPNFYKWMDEATHRFFAELGNPTTALFEQKIGLPILEAKCQFRSPLLFGDEVRVCSTITELWDKVFQIAHEFYKHETVAAAGYETRAWASFADGRPKAVPIPAEVKRVLAERQSSRSAAFQTEQKLNGQR; encoded by the coding sequence ATGAAAAAAATCGAGTACCGTTTTCAAGTGCAATGGGGAGACACAGATGCGGCGGGAATTGTCTTTTACCCGAATTTTTATAAATGGATGGACGAAGCGACGCACCGCTTTTTTGCCGAACTTGGTAACCCGACAACGGCACTGTTTGAACAAAAGATAGGGTTGCCGATTTTGGAAGCCAAATGCCAATTTCGCTCCCCGTTATTGTTTGGCGATGAAGTCCGAGTTTGTTCAACAATCACAGAGTTGTGGGATAAAGTGTTTCAAATTGCCCATGAGTTTTATAAACATGAAACAGTTGCCGCTGCCGGATATGAAACGAGAGCATGGGCGTCATTTGCCGACGGAAGGCCAAAAGCCGTCCCGATTCCAGCAGAGGTGAAACGGGTGTTGGCCGAGCGGCAGTCGTCCCGTTCGGCGGCGTTTCAGACGGAGCAAAAGCTAAATGGACAGAGATGA
- a CDS encoding 2-hydroxymuconic semialdehyde dehydrogenase → MKAEVVADGKVKAFDCQHFINGQFLPSKSGKTFKNINPATGEVIGIVCEGGKEDIDLAVAAARRALSGPWKRMSIDQRIAVLRRIGDLILERKDELARLESLDTGKPYSLSSALDIPRAAYNFHFFADYLRSVGTEAYQTDEVAINYAVRRPVGVVGLINPWNLPLLLLTWKLAPCLAAGNTTVIKPAEWTPLTATVLAEICKEAGVPDGVVNIVHGFGPDSAGAALTEHPDVDAITFTGETTTGKAIMAAAAKSLKKLSYELGGKNPNIVFADANLDEAIETTLKSSFMNQGEVCLCGSRIYVERPIYEQFLQKFVAKTKELVVGDPFDPKTNVGALISEEHYERVLGYIESAKEEGGQILTGGKRPDGLNQGYYLEPTIIAGVNRNCRIVREEVFGPVVTVMPFDEEEEVIAQANDTHYGLSATIWTNDLRRAHRVAARIEAGIVWVNTWFLRDLRTPFGGMKQSGIGREGGMHSFEFYSELTNICIKL, encoded by the coding sequence ATGAAAGCGGAAGTTGTTGCAGATGGAAAAGTGAAAGCGTTCGATTGTCAACATTTTATCAATGGACAGTTTTTGCCTTCAAAAAGCGGCAAAACCTTTAAGAATATTAATCCCGCCACCGGAGAAGTGATCGGCATCGTATGTGAGGGAGGAAAAGAGGACATTGATTTGGCGGTAGCTGCGGCGAGAAGGGCGCTTAGCGGTCCTTGGAAGCGGATGTCGATCGATCAGCGGATTGCCGTCTTGCGGCGCATCGGTGATCTCATTTTAGAACGCAAGGACGAATTGGCCCGGCTCGAATCATTGGATACAGGGAAACCATACTCACTCTCTAGCGCGTTGGATATTCCGAGAGCGGCCTATAACTTTCATTTTTTTGCCGATTACTTGCGTTCCGTTGGCACGGAAGCGTATCAAACGGATGAAGTGGCCATTAACTATGCTGTCCGCCGCCCGGTTGGGGTCGTCGGATTGATTAACCCGTGGAATTTGCCGCTGTTGCTGTTGACATGGAAGTTAGCCCCGTGTTTAGCGGCGGGGAACACAACTGTCATCAAGCCGGCGGAATGGACGCCGCTGACGGCAACGGTGTTAGCGGAAATTTGCAAGGAGGCCGGAGTGCCGGATGGCGTTGTTAACATTGTTCATGGATTTGGGCCAGATTCGGCGGGGGCGGCGCTGACGGAGCATCCGGACGTTGACGCCATTACGTTTACCGGGGAAACGACGACCGGAAAAGCAATTATGGCAGCCGCTGCGAAATCGCTGAAAAAGTTATCGTACGAATTAGGCGGCAAAAACCCGAACATTGTTTTCGCCGATGCAAATTTGGATGAGGCAATTGAAACAACGTTGAAATCAAGCTTTATGAACCAAGGGGAAGTTTGCCTTTGCGGATCAAGAATTTATGTCGAACGGCCAATTTACGAACAATTTTTGCAAAAATTTGTGGCGAAAACAAAAGAGCTCGTTGTCGGCGACCCGTTTGATCCGAAAACAAATGTCGGCGCGCTCATTAGCGAAGAACATTACGAACGGGTGCTGGGCTACATCGAATCAGCGAAAGAAGAAGGCGGACAAATTTTAACAGGCGGAAAACGGCCGGATGGGCTGAATCAAGGATATTATCTCGAACCGACGATCATTGCCGGCGTCAATCGCAATTGCCGCATTGTCCGTGAAGAAGTGTTTGGCCCTGTTGTCACGGTGATGCCGTTTGACGAAGAAGAGGAAGTGATTGCTCAAGCGAACGACACCCATTACGGATTGAGCGCGACCATTTGGACGAACGATTTGCGCCGAGCGCATCGGGTTGCGGCGCGGATTGAAGCAGGAATCGTCTGGGTCAATACATGGTTTTTGCGTGATTTGCGCACGCCATTCGGCGGGATGAAGCAAAGCGGCATCGGGCGTGAAGGGGGGATGCATAGCTTTGAGTTTTATAGCGAACTGACCAACATTTGCATCAAACTTTAA
- a CDS encoding 2-keto-4-pentenoate hydratase codes for MEKWDYYSHLLLNAERERQPLSPLTELDSTLTVNDAYQIQLRTIEQKMKEGHRIVGKKIGLTSVAMQQLLGVDQPDYGHLLDNMVVEDGGTVPWERVMQPKVEAEVAFVLKRDLVGPRVTMLDVLQATDYIVPALEIVDSRIADWKIRLADTVADNASSGLYVLGEKRVPVHSVDIAQIGMALYRNGEVANTGVGAAALGHPAFCVAWLANKLYEYGKELREGEIVLSGALSAAVNAEPGDFFSARFAHLGEVRVQFAP; via the coding sequence TTGGAGAAATGGGACTATTATTCTCATTTATTATTGAACGCCGAGAGGGAAAGACAGCCGCTCTCTCCCCTTACAGAGCTGGATTCCACATTGACTGTCAACGATGCTTATCAAATTCAGTTGCGGACGATCGAACAAAAAATGAAAGAAGGACACCGGATCGTCGGGAAGAAAATTGGCTTGACCTCAGTCGCGATGCAACAGTTGCTAGGCGTCGACCAGCCTGATTATGGTCATCTGCTTGATAACATGGTCGTCGAAGACGGGGGAACGGTTCCGTGGGAACGGGTCATGCAGCCGAAAGTCGAGGCCGAAGTCGCGTTTGTGTTAAAACGGGATTTAGTTGGTCCGCGCGTAACGATGTTAGATGTGCTGCAAGCAACCGATTATATTGTTCCGGCGTTGGAAATTGTCGACAGCCGTATTGCCGATTGGAAGATTCGCCTAGCGGATACCGTTGCTGATAACGCTTCGTCCGGCCTTTATGTTTTAGGAGAAAAGCGGGTTCCGGTTCATTCCGTCGATATAGCACAAATCGGCATGGCGCTGTATCGAAATGGTGAGGTAGCCAATACTGGCGTCGGAGCTGCAGCGCTTGGCCATCCGGCGTTTTGTGTCGCTTGGTTGGCGAACAAGCTATATGAATACGGAAAGGAACTGAGAGAAGGCGAGATCGTTCTTTCTGGTGCTTTGTCGGCTGCGGTCAATGCGGAACCCGGCGATTTCTTCAGCGCTCGTTTTGCCCATTTAGGAGAGGTGCGCGTCCAGTTTGCGCCATAA
- a CDS encoding fumarylacetoacetate hydrolase family protein: MAAIDYGMLANELQRAEQEKRELVRLTAKYPEMTVEDAYAIQERLVDMKRKDGYRIIGPKMGLTSAAKMAQMGVNEPIYGYVFDYMVVPNGGAVAMSGLIHPKVEAEIAFILKQDVKGPGVTGEHILNATEYIVPALEIIDSRYANFHFTLPDVIADNASSSRVVFGSRLVPPSSLELDVLGVSLSINGEAKAFGAGAAVLGHPANTIAMLANMLARKGESLKAGDVILAGAMTEAIRFAAGDAVLALFDQLGTVLFRATE, translated from the coding sequence ATGGCCGCCATTGATTACGGCATGCTGGCCAATGAGCTGCAACGAGCGGAACAGGAGAAGCGGGAGCTTGTGCGCCTTACAGCGAAATATCCGGAAATGACCGTCGAGGACGCTTACGCGATTCAAGAAAGATTAGTGGACATGAAAAGAAAGGATGGCTATCGCATCATCGGCCCGAAAATGGGATTGACAAGCGCGGCGAAAATGGCGCAAATGGGGGTAAACGAGCCGATTTACGGATATGTGTTTGACTATATGGTCGTCCCGAACGGGGGGGCTGTGGCGATGAGCGGACTGATTCATCCGAAAGTGGAAGCGGAGATCGCCTTTATTTTGAAACAAGACGTTAAAGGACCTGGCGTAACCGGGGAGCACATTTTAAACGCGACGGAGTATATTGTCCCTGCTTTAGAAATCATCGACAGCCGCTATGCGAACTTCCATTTTACGCTGCCAGATGTGATTGCCGATAATGCTTCCTCGTCCCGGGTCGTATTTGGGAGCCGTCTCGTTCCCCCTAGCTCCCTTGAACTTGATGTGCTTGGAGTCAGTCTGTCCATTAACGGCGAGGCCAAAGCGTTTGGAGCTGGCGCCGCCGTGCTAGGGCATCCTGCCAACACCATTGCCATGCTGGCGAATATGTTAGCGAGAAAAGGCGAGTCGCTGAAGGCAGGAGATGTCATTTTGGCTGGAGCGATGACGGAAGCGATTCGTTTTGCCGCAGGGGACGCGGTATTGGCTCTGTTTGATCAATTGGGAACGGTTTTATTTCGAGCAACAGAATGA
- a CDS encoding MFS transporter, whose amino-acid sequence MEKGWKRYHTIWLMLFLGWVVSYIDRTLTGPVVTWMIENKVEFLAESPNPHALGGLLGSLFFAGYMLTQFPGGYFGDKFGYRVIVIISILWAGVTTLLTGLVGGLTVFIALRVLTGLGEGVFYSNDRSLITQVTPPEKVGLGMGVVLTGLTLGLTIATIATPYVIQLFQPAMGTHAWKAPFLFMGIITLFVGTMMYKWMRPAGFTAQSESYGPPVGKLMQTSISFLVIIMALYYATNAMQLSPTAIGLILTVLAVLYIIYIYKTKSEEVGPILKSRNLLFLYLSFIPVLWHLWFYGFWSVAIVQDFGGGTLVSAALIASFNAVAGLIGFPLGGRLADRYANTANGKRNVLAVLTGLLAIFIFIFAFYVMSGGNNPAIMSLILFTSGVFFFALQPVNHAITADFAPPKHKGAAFGMLNLFSEIGALLAPVISGAMRDHSGSWGSALLLDGILMAASLLLVIAVKPALEGRLTAAINAKETDVSH is encoded by the coding sequence ATGGAGAAAGGCTGGAAGAGGTATCACACAATATGGCTGATGCTCTTTTTAGGATGGGTCGTTTCTTATATTGACAGGACGTTAACAGGGCCTGTCGTCACATGGATGATTGAAAACAAGGTCGAATTTTTAGCCGAATCGCCCAACCCGCACGCGCTTGGGGGATTGCTTGGCAGCCTGTTCTTTGCCGGGTACATGCTAACGCAATTTCCCGGCGGGTATTTTGGCGACAAATTTGGTTATCGCGTGATTGTCATCATTAGCATTTTGTGGGCTGGCGTGACGACGTTATTGACCGGTTTGGTCGGCGGATTGACAGTATTTATCGCCTTGCGCGTGCTTACCGGATTAGGGGAAGGCGTCTTTTATTCTAACGACCGTTCCTTGATTACCCAAGTGACGCCGCCAGAAAAAGTCGGGCTGGGAATGGGCGTTGTGCTGACCGGTCTCACGCTCGGGTTAACGATTGCGACGATTGCTACTCCATATGTTATTCAGCTGTTTCAGCCAGCGATGGGGACGCATGCATGGAAAGCGCCGTTTTTGTTCATGGGGATCATTACTTTGTTCGTTGGCACGATGATGTACAAATGGATGAGACCGGCCGGCTTTACGGCCCAATCGGAGTCGTATGGCCCACCGGTAGGCAAACTGATGCAAACTTCCATTTCATTCTTGGTCATCATCATGGCTTTGTATTATGCCACCAATGCCATGCAATTATCGCCGACAGCGATCGGCTTGATTTTAACAGTATTGGCCGTTTTGTATATCATTTATATTTATAAGACAAAGAGCGAGGAAGTCGGGCCGATCCTAAAAAGCCGCAACTTGTTATTTTTATATCTTTCGTTTATTCCAGTTTTATGGCATTTGTGGTTTTACGGCTTCTGGTCTGTTGCCATTGTTCAAGACTTCGGGGGCGGCACGCTCGTTTCGGCGGCGCTCATCGCTTCATTTAATGCCGTTGCGGGTCTGATCGGTTTTCCGCTTGGGGGAAGATTAGCCGACCGATATGCTAACACGGCCAACGGAAAACGAAATGTATTGGCGGTGTTGACGGGGCTGTTGGCAATCTTCATTTTCATCTTTGCTTTTTATGTCATGTCAGGGGGCAACAATCCGGCAATCATGTCTCTTATTTTGTTTACTTCCGGGGTGTTCTTTTTCGCGCTTCAGCCGGTCAACCATGCCATTACAGCCGATTTTGCCCCGCCGAAACATAAAGGAGCGGCGTTTGGGATGCTGAATCTGTTTTCCGAAATTGGAGCGTTATTAGCGCCGGTGATTTCAGGGGCCATGCGCGATCATTCAGGGAGCTGGGGAAGTGCGTTGTTGCTTGATGGCATTTTAATGGCAGCGAGCTTGCTGCTTGTCATTGCCGTAAAACCTGCTTTAGAAGGCAGGCTAACTGCTGCAATAAACGCTAAAGAAACGGATGTAAGCCATTAA
- a CDS encoding IclR family transcriptional regulator — protein MPHANEDYLLSSVKNALRILRSFSLEEPEKKVTELASSLGLSKSTVSRLLHTLASEGFVIKDPETQKYRLGLTILQLNTVLTSHLEVNREAQPILQRLVGDLQETAHIAVLDGPSVVYIHRVESQQPVQALSHIGRRNPLHCTSSGKVLLSYQEEQTIEAYIEQGLERFTLKTITDPHVLRDALRTIRRQGYAISIEELSEGVASVAAPIWDYTGKVVYALSVIGPVHRLHPYDPSIIAKVKRAANEISEKLGYLPRSS, from the coding sequence ATGCCGCACGCCAATGAAGACTATTTGCTTTCATCGGTGAAAAATGCGCTGCGCATTTTACGCAGCTTTTCATTAGAAGAGCCGGAAAAAAAAGTTACCGAATTAGCTTCTTCCCTCGGCTTATCGAAAAGCACGGTGAGCCGTCTTCTTCATACATTAGCGAGCGAAGGATTTGTCATCAAAGATCCGGAAACACAAAAATATCGCCTTGGTTTGACGATTTTGCAGCTGAATACCGTGTTAACGTCCCACTTGGAAGTCAACCGTGAAGCGCAACCGATATTGCAGCGGCTTGTCGGCGATCTGCAGGAAACGGCACACATCGCTGTGCTGGATGGTCCGAGCGTCGTCTATATTCACCGTGTCGAAAGCCAACAGCCTGTTCAAGCTCTCTCTCATATCGGAAGAAGAAATCCGTTGCACTGTACAAGTTCGGGAAAAGTGTTGCTCTCATACCAAGAGGAGCAAACCATTGAAGCGTATATCGAACAAGGATTAGAGCGATTTACCTTGAAGACAATTACCGATCCGCACGTTTTGCGCGATGCATTGCGCACGATTCGCCGTCAAGGGTACGCCATTAGCATTGAAGAACTTAGCGAAGGGGTCGCCTCGGTTGCAGCGCCGATTTGGGATTATACGGGAAAAGTCGTATACGCCCTTAGCGTCATCGGACCGGTCCATCGCCTGCATCCGTATGATCCATCAATCATCGCTAAAGTGAAACGCGCAGCGAATGAGATTTCTGAAAAACTAGGTTACTTGCCGCGATCGTCATAA
- a CDS encoding acetaldehyde dehydrogenase (acetylating), translating into MDKVKVAILGSGNIGTDLMLKLERSGVLQLTTIIGIDPQSEGLRMAREKGYRVIDNGIHGFLEHPEWADIVFDATSAKAHIRHAKLLRKAGKVVLDLTPAAVGPFVVPSVNLTEHLEEMNINFITCGGQATIPIVHAIHRVSPVAYAEIVATISSKSAGPGTRANIDEFTETTARGLEKIGGAKRGKAIIILNPAEPPILMRNTVYALVEGEHVPKREICAAIETMVETIQTYVPGYRLRTSPIIEGNKVTVMIEVEGAGDYLPKYAGNLDIMTAAAVKVAEEVAKHRLSKQLA; encoded by the coding sequence GTGGATAAAGTCAAAGTAGCGATTCTTGGTTCGGGAAATATCGGAACCGACTTGATGTTGAAGTTGGAGCGTTCTGGCGTTTTGCAGTTGACGACCATTATTGGCATTGATCCGCAGTCGGAAGGATTGCGCATGGCGCGGGAAAAAGGGTATCGCGTCATTGACAACGGCATTCATGGGTTTTTAGAGCATCCAGAATGGGCGGATATCGTCTTTGATGCCACTTCGGCAAAAGCGCACATTCGCCATGCCAAGCTGCTGAGGAAGGCAGGAAAAGTCGTGTTGGATTTAACGCCGGCAGCCGTTGGACCATTTGTCGTTCCGTCGGTCAATTTAACGGAACATTTGGAAGAGATGAACATTAATTTCATTACGTGCGGAGGGCAGGCGACGATTCCGATCGTCCACGCGATTCATCGCGTCAGCCCAGTCGCTTACGCCGAAATTGTCGCGACGATTTCGAGCAAAAGCGCGGGGCCGGGGACAAGGGCGAACATTGACGAGTTTACAGAAACAACCGCCCGGGGGCTCGAAAAAATCGGTGGAGCAAAGCGCGGAAAAGCAATCATTATTCTAAATCCGGCTGAACCGCCGATTTTGATGAGAAATACGGTTTATGCCCTTGTTGAAGGCGAACACGTGCCGAAACGGGAGATTTGCGCCGCGATCGAAACGATGGTGGAAACAATCCAGACATATGTTCCCGGTTACCGATTGCGCACGAGCCCTATCATCGAAGGAAATAAAGTGACCGTAATGATTGAAGTCGAAGGAGCTGGTGATTATTTGCCAAAATACGCTGGAAACCTTGATATTATGACAGCGGCTGCAGTGAAAGTGGCGGAAGAAGTCGCTAAACATCGGTTGTCGAAACAGTTAGCGTAG
- a CDS encoding 4-oxalocrotonate tautomerase — MPIVHIQLLEGRPEEKIKEVIRQVTETVSVVLGSPKENVRVIVSEIPKSHWGIAGIPVSDKQSK; from the coding sequence ATGCCGATTGTCCATATTCAATTGCTAGAAGGAAGACCGGAAGAAAAGATTAAGGAAGTAATTCGCCAAGTAACGGAAACAGTCAGCGTGGTACTGGGCTCTCCGAAGGAGAATGTGCGGGTGATCGTGTCAGAAATTCCGAAATCTCACTGGGGTATCGCCGGTATCCCAGTGTCAGATAAACAATCAAAATAA
- the dmpG gene encoding 4-hydroxy-2-oxovalerate aldolase, with protein sequence MEQRIIITEVALRDGSHAIAHQYTVEQVAVIAKALDEANVPYIEVSHGDGLGGSSLQYGLSRTDEFELIETAVSVCRQAKIAVLLLPGIGTVKELKQAAQLGAKMARIATHVTEADISAQHIAAAKQLGMETVGFLMMAHMAPVDTLVSQAKLMESYGADVVYVVDSAGALLPHEVKERIRALRESVGIEVGFHAHNNLSLAMANTLAAIEEGATRIDGSVRCLGAGAGNTQTEVLVAVLDRLGIQTGIDLYKMMDLAEQIVAPILPRAQEITRDSLTLGYAGVYSSFLLHARRAAQAFGLDARDILIELGRRKVVGGQEDMIVDVAAEMANGKMVAAGEGK encoded by the coding sequence ATGGAACAACGAATCATCATCACGGAGGTGGCGCTGCGCGACGGGAGCCACGCCATTGCCCATCAATATACGGTTGAACAAGTGGCGGTGATCGCTAAAGCGTTGGATGAGGCCAATGTCCCTTACATCGAGGTGTCGCATGGAGATGGTTTAGGCGGGTCTTCATTGCAATACGGATTGTCGCGGACGGATGAATTTGAACTAATTGAAACGGCTGTGTCGGTCTGCCGGCAGGCAAAAATTGCGGTGCTGCTTCTTCCGGGGATCGGAACGGTGAAGGAATTGAAACAAGCAGCCCAGCTAGGGGCGAAAATGGCGCGCATCGCCACCCATGTGACAGAAGCCGATATTTCTGCCCAGCATATCGCGGCTGCTAAACAACTCGGAATGGAAACGGTCGGGTTTTTAATGATGGCGCATATGGCGCCGGTCGATACGCTCGTCAGCCAAGCAAAATTAATGGAAAGCTACGGGGCGGATGTCGTCTATGTCGTCGATTCCGCCGGCGCCCTGCTGCCGCATGAAGTTAAGGAGCGCATTCGAGCGTTAAGGGAAAGCGTCGGCATTGAAGTCGGGTTTCATGCCCATAACAATTTATCGCTCGCGATGGCCAACACGTTGGCAGCGATTGAAGAGGGAGCCACGCGCATTGACGGCAGTGTCCGCTGTTTAGGGGCTGGTGCCGGCAATACGCAAACTGAAGTGCTCGTCGCCGTATTGGATCGATTGGGCATCCAAACCGGCATCGATTTATATAAAATGATGGACCTTGCTGAGCAGATCGTCGCGCCAATATTGCCAAGGGCGCAAGAAATTACGCGGGACAGCTTGACGCTAGGGTATGCCGGCGTATATTCGAGCTTCCTTCTTCATGCCCGGCGTGCGGCCCAAGCATTTGGCCTTGATGCTCGCGATATTTTAATCGAGCTCGGCCGGCGAAAAGTCGTTGGCGGGCAGGAAGATATGATTGTCGATGTCGCTGCTGAAATGGCGAACGGAAAAATGGTCGCCGCAGGGGAGGGGAAGTAA
- a CDS encoding FAD-dependent monooxygenase gives MKGKTNQRPVLVIGAGPIGLTAALALRRFEIPATIIEAEPKERIRPGSRAIYFHKATLEHWEDIYPGLGFTFAKHGVVWPVKRTLFGGKEVYIKRYPAPNRNELPPFTSLPQVEAEKFLYEACVAAGVEFIWNSPVRQVETNENGVIVTTESGEVWQADYVIGADGARSVVRQSLGIELEGPRSRDRFVVVDIEEDPSAPLPLERVFHYQHPAMGGRNVLFVPFAGGWRVDLQLFAEDDAQQYGNIEGVRQWIPKVMHKKYADRITWVSMYQFHQAVARSFTDEHCRVVLAGEAAHLFAPFGARGMNSGVADAVAAVKAIHAAFQEGERSKAKQIIAEAAQERKTAAQYNRDCAGLALEHIQGRSPVMNMKRELAASLSSIIPSLGKWLDEGPYGPKSGPPQLATKY, from the coding sequence ATGAAAGGGAAAACGAATCAACGGCCTGTCCTCGTGATCGGGGCGGGCCCGATCGGACTGACTGCCGCATTAGCGTTGCGCCGTTTTGAGATTCCGGCGACGATCATCGAAGCGGAGCCAAAGGAGCGCATTCGTCCGGGGAGCCGCGCGATTTATTTCCATAAAGCGACGCTGGAACATTGGGAGGACATCTATCCAGGGCTTGGCTTTACTTTTGCGAAGCACGGGGTCGTCTGGCCTGTCAAGCGGACGCTGTTCGGCGGCAAGGAAGTATATATAAAGCGTTATCCGGCCCCGAATCGTAACGAGCTGCCGCCGTTTACGAGCTTGCCTCAAGTGGAAGCGGAAAAGTTTTTGTATGAGGCGTGCGTAGCGGCAGGGGTGGAGTTTATTTGGAATTCGCCTGTCCGGCAGGTGGAGACGAATGAAAATGGGGTGATTGTAACGACGGAGTCCGGGGAAGTATGGCAGGCCGATTACGTGATTGGTGCCGATGGAGCCCGGTCTGTCGTTCGGCAGTCGCTCGGCATCGAGCTAGAGGGTCCCCGTTCCCGCGACCGCTTCGTCGTTGTTGATATCGAGGAAGACCCGTCCGCTCCGCTTCCGTTAGAAAGGGTGTTTCATTATCAACATCCGGCTATGGGAGGAAGAAATGTACTGTTTGTGCCATTTGCCGGCGGATGGCGGGTTGATTTGCAATTGTTTGCCGAAGATGACGCCCAGCAATACGGGAACATCGAAGGGGTGCGGCAATGGATTCCAAAAGTCATGCATAAAAAGTACGCTGATCGCATTACATGGGTGTCGATGTATCAGTTCCATCAAGCTGTAGCCCGTTCGTTCACCGATGAACATTGCCGCGTTGTTTTAGCGGGAGAGGCTGCTCACCTTTTTGCCCCGTTTGGAGCGCGTGGAATGAATTCCGGCGTGGCAGATGCCGTCGCGGCGGTCAAGGCGATTCATGCCGCCTTCCAGGAGGGAGAGCGGTCGAAAGCAAAGCAGATCATTGCCGAAGCGGCACAAGAGAGAAAAACAGCGGCCCAATACAATCGGGACTGTGCGGGCCTTGCGTTAGAGCATATTCAAGGACGCTCCCCGGTGATGAATATGAAACGGGAACTGGCTGCCTCGCTTTCTTCGATCATACCGAGCTTAGGAAAATGGCTGGATGAAGGCCCGTACGGACCGAAATCCGGGCCGCCGCAATTAGCTACCAAGTATTGA
- a CDS encoding amidohydrolase family protein: MEGRFDVHTHFIPPEVVQWLKEEKKHIPVHWGDNGKTLTINHQWGFDLKDEFIDPNAYFKAQHQARVSHSLVSPIPQLFLYDIEATITKELSRLYNDALSRWVSEHSARLSALATVPLNQPEQAALELRRAMQHGLKGAIIGPSVQQKLLTDESFIPFWEEADALGAILFIHPLLCDDPRLQGRRMANLIGVPWETTICATDLLLGGWMDRYPRVRILLAHGGGFLPYQIGRLQKGYEMWRPVAASVQAPPTDYLRRFWFDTVLWDSRALRLLVDLVGKERVLPGSDFPFDLSHWPPVQPSLEAVHAFLGLP; this comes from the coding sequence ATGGAGGGCCGTTTTGATGTCCATACTCACTTTATTCCACCGGAAGTTGTGCAATGGCTCAAAGAGGAGAAAAAACATATTCCTGTCCATTGGGGCGACAATGGCAAGACGTTGACAATCAATCATCAATGGGGATTTGATTTAAAAGACGAATTCATCGATCCGAACGCCTATTTCAAGGCGCAACACCAGGCAAGGGTATCCCATTCGTTAGTGTCCCCGATTCCTCAATTGTTTTTATATGACATCGAAGCAACGATCACCAAAGAACTGTCACGCCTCTATAACGATGCCTTATCACGCTGGGTATCGGAGCATTCCGCCCGATTGTCCGCCTTGGCGACAGTGCCGCTCAATCAGCCAGAGCAGGCGGCATTGGAACTGCGGAGGGCCATGCAGCACGGGTTAAAAGGGGCCATCATCGGCCCATCCGTTCAGCAGAAGCTGCTTACTGATGAGTCTTTCATCCCGTTTTGGGAAGAGGCGGACGCTTTAGGAGCCATTCTCTTTATCCATCCGCTTCTTTGCGACGATCCGCGCCTTCAAGGGCGGAGAATGGCGAATTTAATCGGGGTTCCTTGGGAGACGACCATTTGTGCCACCGATTTGTTGCTGGGCGGCTGGATGGACCGCTACCCGCGCGTTCGTATTTTATTGGCCCATGGCGGCGGTTTTCTCCCTTATCAAATCGGCCGGCTGCAAAAAGGATATGAAATGTGGCGCCCGGTGGCCGCCTCGGTACAAGCCCCACCGACAGACTATTTGCGCCGCTTTTGGTTCGATACTGTTCTTTGGGACAGCCGAGCGCTGCGGCTGCTGGTCGATCTCGTCGGCAAAGAGCGGGTATTGCCAGGCTCTGATTTTCCTTTTGATTTATCGCATTGGCCTCCCGTACAGCCAAGCCTTGAAGCCGTCCATGCTTTCTTAGGCTTGCCATAA